In Triticum urartu cultivar G1812 chromosome 6, Tu2.1, whole genome shotgun sequence, the following proteins share a genomic window:
- the LOC125513303 gene encoding S-adenosylmethionine decarboxylase proenzyme-like: MAVSAIGFEGYEKRLEITFSEAPVFTDPNGRGLRALSRAQIDSVLDLAKCTIVSELSNDKFDSYVLSESSLFIYPYKVVIKTCGTTKLLLAIPRILELAEELSLPLAAVKYSRGTFIFPEAQPSPHKNFSDEVAFLNGYFGGLKSGGNAYVIGDPAKPGQKWHVYYATQQPEQPMVNLEMCMTGLDKKKASVFFKTSADGHTSCAKEMTKLSGISEIIPEMEICDFDFEPCGYSMNAIHGSAFSTIHVTPEDGFSYASYEVMGLDPASMAYGDLVKRVLRSFGPSEFSVAVTIFGGRNLAGTWGERLNVGVYDSTNMVVQELPDGGALIYQSFTAVGEDSTGSPRSVLNCNVHGNLESGSKMDAFLCWEDDAAQEKDERGAVKRMKSC, from the coding sequence ATGGCCGTCTCTGCGATTGGGTTTGAGGGATATGAGAAGCGCCTGGAGATCACCTTCTCTGAAGCGCCAGTCTTCACTGACCCCAATGGCAGGGGATTGCGTGCTCTCTCTCGTGCCCAGATCGACTCGGTTCTTGATCTTGCCAAGTGCACCATTGTATCTGAGCTCTCTAATGACAAGTTTGACTCGTATGTCCTCTCTGAATCAAGCCTCTTCATCTACCCGTACAAGGTTGTGATCAAGACCTGCGGTACCACCAAGCTCCTGCTGGCCATTCCAAGGATTCTTGAGCTTGCTGAGGAGTTGTCCCTGCCACTTGCTGCTGTGAAGTACTCCCGTGGGACATTCATATTCCCTGAGGCACAGCCTTCTCCACACAAGAACTTCTCTGATGAGGTTGCCTTCCTGAATGGCTACTTTGGTGGACTCAAGTCTGGCGGCAATGCCTATGTCATTGGTGATCCTGCAAAGCCAGGCCAGAAGTGGCATGTCTACTATGCCACCCAGCAGCCTGAGCAGCCCATGGTCAACCTTGAGATGTGCATGACTGGTCTGGACAAGAAGAAAGCTTCTGTCTTCTTCAAGACCTCTGCTGATGGCCACACATCTTGTGCCAAGGAGATGACCAAGCTCTCTGGCATCTCTGAAATAATCCCGGAGATGGAGATCTGTGACTTTGATTTCGAGCCATGTGGCTACTCCATGAACGCCATCCATGGCTCTGCTTTCTCCACCATTCATGTCACTCCTGAGGACGGCTTCAGCTATGCTAGCTATGAGGTCATGGGGTTGGACCCTGCCTCCATGGCCTATGGTGACCTGGTCAAGAGGGTGCTGAGATCCTTTGGCCCGTCTGAATTCTCTGTTGCTGTGACCATCTTTGGCGGTCGCAACCTTGCTGGCACCTGGGGGGAGAGGCTGAATGTTGGGGTCTATGATAGTACCAACATGGTCGTCCAGGAGCTGCCTGACGGGGGCGCTCTCATCTACCAGAGCTTCACTGCTGTCGGCGAAGACTCCACCGGGTCACCAAGATCTGTCCTGAACTGCAACGTTCATGGCAATTTAGAGAGCGGCTCCAAGATGGATGCTTTCCTTTGCTGGGAAGACGATGCTGCGCAGG